The genomic segment TCTCGCCTTTTTTGCCGAGAAGATGCAAATATTATCCTACTTGTTCATCTTATGCAATAGAGGCTTTTGAGAAGAAGGGGTTTTTAAAAGGCTTGTTACTCACTTTTTGGAGAATTCTTCGATGTAATCCTTTTAGTAAGGGTGGTTACGATCCTCTGGAGGTAAAATAATGGATGAAACGAAAAGATTAATACTTGGTTTTGTTTTGATATTTATTGTTATGTGGTTATTCCAGTTATACACAACTCAAAAAAAAGAGAGAGTGGAAGAACCCCCTATTGAAGAGACTTCTAAAGAGGTTATTTCCCAGAAAGAAGAGAAAATTGCTGAATTAGTGAAGGGCAAAGTGAAAGTTATGAAAGATAGTTCAAAATTAATAAAAGTGGAAACAAAGCTAATGAACGTTTATTTATCTTCTTTTGGAGGCGTTGTAGATTCAATTTATCTAAAGGATTATAAGGTGAGATTTTCTCCTCTTAATAGAGAGGGCCCCTTCCTTTCCACCTCTATTATTATGGGAGGGAAACCTATTCCTCTGAGTTTGTTGCCTTTTAAGGTGGAAATAAAAGAAGGGAAAAATAAAAAGGTGATTTTTTCTTATACTCTGGATTCTATTATTCTTAATAAAACTTACACATTTGAAGATTCCTCTTATATTGTTCATCTTGAATGTAGCCCTAAGAGTAAATATCTATATGAAATAAGTGCTTTTGAGACAGGTGAGAAATTTTCAAGAGAAGATTATTATAGTGGAGTAGTATACTATGCAGGGGGTAAAGCTTACCACATAAAAAAAGGGAATTTGTTAAAGGGCTTAGAAGAACCTTTTTCAGGGCTTTACCAATGGGTGGGATATAAAACCAAGTATTTTTTTGGAGGTTTTGTTCCAGAGGATTATATTGAAGATTTTACTTTAAAGAAATCCCCTAAAAATCCAGTTTTGTCTATTCAGGCTGAAGATAAAGCAAGATTCTATTTTGGTCCTCTTAAATATTCTATTCTTGCCTCAGTGAAAAAGGGTTTTGAAGATGCTATATATTTTGGGTGGGCCCTTATAAGACCAATAGCAAAATTCATCTATCATTTTATGCAATTTCTCCATAATAGGGTAAGTAGTAATTATGGTGTAGTAGTAATCCTATTTGCTTTTTGTCTGAATTTTGTGTTTATCCCTCTTACAATTCATCAGGCTAAATCAATTGGTAGAATGAGTAAACTTCAACCTAAATTGCAGGAAATAAAAAGAAAATATAAAGATGATCCTCATAGAATGAACCAAGAAGTTATTAATTTGTATAGAGAAATAGGATTTAATCCTTTTTCAGGCTGTTTAACTAGTATTTTTTTACAAATGCCTATTTTTATATCTCTATTTCAGGTTTTGAATTCTTCTATAGAACTTAAAGGAGCTCCTTTCGCTTTATGGATAAGGGATTTATCTGTAAGAGATCCTTATTTTGTGTTTCCAGTCCTTACTGGAATTTCTATATTTTTCCAGCAACGGATCACGAGTCCACAAACTCATGACGAACAACAGAGGATGATGTCTTATATGACACCTGTTTTTATTACAGCGATTTTTTTAACACTTCCTTCGGGGTTGACACTTTACTTCTTTACTTATAATATTTTAACGTTGGTTACTCAGATCCTTATAAAAAGAAGACTCAAGGAGGTTTAAGTATGGTTAACCAGGAGATAGAGGTTGAGGGTGTAAATATTGAGGAGGCGTTAAAAAAGGGTTTAGAAAAGCTCTCTCTGGAAGATAAAAATCAAATAGAATGGGAAGTTTTGTCCTCAGAAGAAGGACTTGTGAGGCTAAGAGTTAAAAGAAAAAAAACTTCAGATATTTCTAATAAAGAAGAGTTGGTTCGCAGAGAGATAAATGCAATATTAGAGAAGCTCGGAACCACTGGAAAGATTAGAATTGAGAAAGAAAACGATAGACTTTATGTTGATATTAGAACAAAAGATATGGATGGAATATTGATTGGAAAATCTGGAAAAACCCTTGAATCATTTCAACACCTTCTATCAAGAATCATTCATTCAAAAGACGATTCGATAGAGCTTTATATAGATGTCGCAGGTTATAGAAGAAAGAGAGAGCGATCTCTTAGTAGTCGTGCGAAAGCCTTTGCAGAGGAAGTTAAAAGATCTGGAAGGGAATATATATTTCAGCCTCTACCTCCATCTCTTAGAAGAGTAATTCATCTAGCTGTTTCAGAAATTGAAGGAGTAAGAACTTACACAATTGGCGATTCTGAACTAAAGAAGGTGGTTATAGCCCCTGCAAGAGGTAAATAAGCTTTTGCTATAAGCTTTGCCTTTAGTAAATGAGAAAATTCTCTGACACCATTTGTGGAATAAGCACTCCAATAGGGAAAGGAGCTATTTCAATAATAAGAGTTAGCGGAGAAGATGCTATCAAGATTGTTTCGAAAATCTTTATCCCAAAACAGAAACTCATAGATGTAAAAGATAGAACAATTCTTCATGGTTGGATTGAAATTCCCCAAAGTGGAAAAATAATAGACGAGGTTCTTCTTTTCGTTTTTAAAAAACCCTTTTCTTACACCGGAGAGGATGTTATAGAGATTTCTTCCCATGGAGGTTTGGCAATTCCAAGAAAGATAATGCAATTACTTATAGAAAATGGAGCAAGGATAGCAGAAAGAGGAGAATTTACAAGGAGAAGCTTTTTGAATGGGAAAATGAGCCTTTTAGAGGCTGAGGCTTTATTAGATGTTATTGAAGCGAAAACCGAGAAGAGTTTACTCCTCGCAGAAAGAAACTTAAATGGAAGATTTAGAAAAGAGATCGAAAAAATAAAAGAAGAGTTTATAGAAATAAAGACATTAGTTGAAACCTCTTTGGATTTTGAAGAAACTGACTTAATATCTATTTCTCCTATAGAATTAATTAAAAGGATTAAGCTTCTAAAAGAGAAACTGAAGAAGATAGAATCAACATATAAAAGAGGAAAACTCCTTTTGGATGGATTTAATCTTGCAATAGTGGGGAAACCTAATGTTGGGAAATCAAGTCTTTTCAACGCATTACTTCAGGAAGAGAAAGCAA from the candidate division WOR-3 bacterium genome contains:
- the yidD gene encoding membrane protein insertion efficiency factor YidD, whose protein sequence is MVKIIIGILKFYSHKISPFLPRRCKYYPTCSSYAIEAFEKKGFLKGLLLTFWRILRCNPFSKGGYDPLEVK
- the yidC gene encoding membrane protein insertase YidC, with the translated sequence MDETKRLILGFVLIFIVMWLFQLYTTQKKERVEEPPIEETSKEVISQKEEKIAELVKGKVKVMKDSSKLIKVETKLMNVYLSSFGGVVDSIYLKDYKVRFSPLNREGPFLSTSIIMGGKPIPLSLLPFKVEIKEGKNKKVIFSYTLDSIILNKTYTFEDSSYIVHLECSPKSKYLYEISAFETGEKFSREDYYSGVVYYAGGKAYHIKKGNLLKGLEEPFSGLYQWVGYKTKYFFGGFVPEDYIEDFTLKKSPKNPVLSIQAEDKARFYFGPLKYSILASVKKGFEDAIYFGWALIRPIAKFIYHFMQFLHNRVSSNYGVVVILFAFCLNFVFIPLTIHQAKSIGRMSKLQPKLQEIKRKYKDDPHRMNQEVINLYREIGFNPFSGCLTSIFLQMPIFISLFQVLNSSIELKGAPFALWIRDLSVRDPYFVFPVLTGISIFFQQRITSPQTHDEQQRMMSYMTPVFITAIFLTLPSGLTLYFFTYNILTLVTQILIKRRLKEV
- a CDS encoding R3H domain-containing nucleic acid-binding protein; its protein translation is MVNQEIEVEGVNIEEALKKGLEKLSLEDKNQIEWEVLSSEEGLVRLRVKRKKTSDISNKEELVRREINAILEKLGTTGKIRIEKENDRLYVDIRTKDMDGILIGKSGKTLESFQHLLSRIIHSKDDSIELYIDVAGYRRKRERSLSSRAKAFAEEVKRSGREYIFQPLPPSLRRVIHLAVSEIEGVRTYTIGDSELKKVVIAPARGK
- the mnmE gene encoding tRNA uridine-5-carboxymethylaminomethyl(34) synthesis GTPase MnmE; its protein translation is MRKFSDTICGISTPIGKGAISIIRVSGEDAIKIVSKIFIPKQKLIDVKDRTILHGWIEIPQSGKIIDEVLLFVFKKPFSYTGEDVIEISSHGGLAIPRKIMQLLIENGARIAERGEFTRRSFLNGKMSLLEAEALLDVIEAKTEKSLLLAERNLNGRFRKEIEKIKEEFIEIKTLVETSLDFEETDLISISPIELIKRIKLLKEKLKKIESTYKRGKLLLDGFNLAIVGKPNVGKSSLFNALLQEEKAIVTEIPGTTRDVLEGVLDIEGYTVIIHDMAGIRDADSKVEEIGIKKALEVVNYSDGVLFVLDGSLPLSEEDEEIFNIISNKPFVLVINKKDLKKKIGEIPFPGERIWISAKNHLGIEELNRAIINLIKGKVPDFLEEEIVCTTERQRDKINKAIEALEDALQLLKAGKEIELIAFDIDEAITSLKELTGEITTEEILDSIFSKFCIGK